The Tolypothrix sp. PCC 7712 region CGCTATTGATATCGTTGTTGTAGACTTCCCGTAGTTCTTTCGCCCAGACAGGCTTGCTGGTAATCTCTTCAAAGGATTTGACTCGTCCACGACCGATGATTTCGCGAAATTCGTTATAGCGGGGTACGCCACGTTCGCGATCGCGCAAAATATCAATGGCGGCTAAATCTAAGGTTTCGCCGTTGTCACGAATTAATTTCTGTAAGGCTTTGGGGTAATTGTGTAAGGTAATTGCCCCGGGGTGAGCGATTCCTAAGGAATAAAATAAATCTGGAATGCCGATTTCTTCTACTACTCCCCTAGCGCGTTTACCTGCTACTTCAAAGAAGTCACCTGTGCGCCGCAATTGACCGTTTTTGTGGGAATAGAATTCAAATTCGTCGGGAATTAGGGGATGTAAGCGATATACGCTCACAAATTCTTCGGTAATGTAGTAAGGTGCTGCATGGTGATCCGTTGGCGAACCAATAATTCCACTCAGGGTCTCACCTTCGCCAACACGTCCCCAGAGATTCTTGACGTGTTGACCTAGTAACCCCCACCAGTTAGCACTCATAGCAATTTGCAAGGCGGGATGGGCGAGAATACCGGGAGTCCATTCCACTGTATGAATTTTCGCCATTAATGCCGCGTTAATCAATCGCGCATGGTCGTAGAGGTCGTCATCTCGCCAATCTGGGTATTGTTGTTTGAGGCGATCGCAGATGGTGTTATGCTCTTTGACAAATAGGGTATGCATTAAACTTAAGCCAATCCACCAGTTGTCATTAAAGCCAGTGCGATCAATTCCAATTGCTGGATCTACAGGTAATAGCCCATCATCACCAATAATCAGTTTGCCATCAACATGAGAACGCAATTCATGCACCTGTGTGGCATTATTCCCGTAGATTTGCGAACCATCCCACCAATGAGTCACCTTGTTAATAAAAGTTGGGGGTTCTGCTTTATCTCCTTCTGGGCGGCTTTGATCAACTAAGGTTTCTTTAATCGCCATTGGTCGATGTTCTTGCGGCCAAGTATCATCCTCTGCAAGGGGAATAACTATTTTTTTATCTGGCTGATTGTTTCCATGAGAAAACCAGTCATGGTTTTGAAACTGAATCCAAGCAGCCGCTAAGATATTCAACGATGTCGCTGGGATAAATTCATCTCGCGTCATCAATCTCTGGCTAACAACACGGGGATTAGGATTGAGAATATTTTTCTGATCTACATTAGCTTTTGTCAGGGGAACATTTCGCCCTAAACGAGTCTCCACCATTCCCATTGTTGGATTTTTCAGGTCATTAAAACTACCATCTGGGGTACGCGCTACCAAATGACGGCCATCGGGACTTGCTTGAGGATGAGGAAGTTTATTTGTATCAGGTAATTGAGCAGTATCGTGGAGATTTTCTTGTCTTAATTTGTTGCGAAACCCAACTAGTTTTAACAATGCTAATGGTGTAGGTAGGCGATGCCAAGGAATTCCAAACATTTGACCAATTCCTCTAATATTTTTTGAGACAATGACTCAGTTTTTTCCGCTTATATTACCAGGACTTACGCAAGCAAAATTTGTCATTGCGACCGGAACGTAGTGTAGGGAAGCAATCCCATAGTTTTAGGGGATTACGTCGCTACGCTCGTAATGACGTAATTCCGTGACTTTTGCGTAAGTCCTAATTACTTACACCTAATTTTCGGTAATTGCTGAAGGTGTAAGTATTTTTTTAGATATCGATAATTGAAAAAAGTAATGAGTAATAAGTAGTGAGTAATAAGTAAACTTCCTACTCATTATTCATTACTCATTACTCATGATGTACCTCACTTACTTCAAATGGTGGTGTTTTATGCCATAGGCGAAGGCACCGAAAATCGCTGATAATTTAGTCGTAGGATGAGTTAGTAACGCATCTTATCCAGTACAGGCGGGAGTGCCGTACTTATTTGTTCAATAATCAATGAGACATTTTCTATCTATCAATCTAACTTACAAAATTTATGCGCGATCGCCCACTTGCATTTTTTAGTTCATTAGTATTAATGTTTGTCCAAGCTTATTCATAGTAAGCCTTTGAGAGATTTTCTGTACTTCACAAAATTACAAAACAGTCGAAATCAGCATATAAAAAAATTAAATGATTGCAGCAGTTGTAAACAAATACTAAGTTGCTGATCGCGCTATGTTGGACAATTTATAATACCTATTTAAATGTAATTCAATGCTTCAGAGAAAAATAGTACCCTCAAGGGTACTGTAAGATTAGTTATATTAATTGAGAATAAATAATAGACAAAGTTTTTAGCATTAGTTCGCGCTCATTATTACTCAATAGTTATAAATTTTGAGTAAGCAGGTATCTCACAAGATTTTTGATGCACCGTCTAATTAAATACCAATTATTGCTGTAGTTCCTGTCATAACGCTAGCCATTATGGAAACCTATCCTTCAACGAATGTGCTTGATATCGTGCGGCTTTTAGGAAGTGCGATCGCAAAATTCCTCAGTAGCCCTCATCGCTTCAACTTTCAGGAGGTACTGACTAATTGGCTCAAAGGTGTCACTATTAACTACAAAAGCGAGAACGTAATTCTCAATTTTTTAGTGAAAAAAGTCTTATTAGTATCTGGGCGGGACTTATCAGCACATATCCTCAAAGGGACACCATCTAGCGCAGGTTATCTAGAAGGAACTCTGAAAAAACAGGGGATGTCTTATCTTGCACCTAACGCTTTGACTATCAGCCATGATCAGCAATGGCAACGCCTACGCCCTTATAATGAAAAAGTGCTTTGCACAGGTGCTCAACACCACTATCAACAAGCTTTTTTGCATCAGATACAGCGTGGTTTTGCTCAACCAGTCTCCAGCATTGAGGATATTCGCCAAGGTATGGGGATAGCGATGTTGGGGATTGTATTTGGCGACAATGTTGCGCCTGTAGAGTTAATCGAAGATATTCAGGTTTTATTTAGTTTGGTAGGTAATCCCATCAAAAGGTTGCTGTTTGGGAATCGTGAACAAGTACGACGGGCAAAGTTATATGATTACCTACGACAGCTATGGAAACAAAGTGAATTATCCCATCAACCCTCATTGCTGTCGATGGCGCATCAGATGAAACCAGAAGCGTCAGAAGCGGAGTTATTACAGCAAATTCCCCACTGGATGTTTACCTTCACCGGATCTGGTACAGATTTGTTGGTGCGTTCTTTAGCGTTGATTAGTTCTCGCCCAGAAGTTTTACAGCGAGTGCAATCAGAAATTAACCAGCACAACCTAGCAGAAGCTGCGACAATTAGCCAATTAACCTATCTAGAAGCCTGTGTGTTAGAAACCGGTCGCCTTTATCCTCCGGTAACACTCACATTTCACCTGACACCAACAGGAGATAGTTTTAACAACCATTATATTCCCGAAGGGATGGACATTCTGCACTTTTTTCCGATGATGCAACGACATCTAGAATTTGAGCCGAGTGCAGATTTATTTCAACCAGAACGCTGGCTAGATAAAAATTATGAAGTTGACGCACCTTATTCTAACCTATTTTTGCGAGGTTCCCGTACCTGTCCGGGAAAAGACCTAATTCTGTTTGTATGTAAAAGTGCGATCGCAATTTTAATCGCACAACAGAAAATCACGATCAACAGCACCCTACTCGCTCACGATCCTTTACCACTCTATTTTCCCGGAAAAGATATTCGCTGGCAAAACTATCAATGAGGTAACAAGAATGGCGATTACCACAGCAGACATGATGAAAATGTCGCCTGCTGAATTAGATCAACTTTACCAAAACAGTCCCGTCGGAGAAATACCCAGTGGACAAGGTAGAGGTACAGTTGTTTTTGTCACTGGACTCCCGGAACGTAATTTTTTAGCTGCTTTGGTAAGGTTACTTGCTTGGCAAGGAAAGATATTTTATCGTAATCAAAATTTCTTACTGAATAGCATTACTATTTTAGGTTTGAAGTTAGTAAAAGCCAAAGTTTACCGTGGGGAAAGTTGGTTTAGTCAAGGTGAAGCGATAATTTTAGACTATTCTCAAACCTCATTTATCGCTCAAAAAATTAGAGATGAAATCCGCGAGGTTGCACCTGGGGTTTTTCTAGGTCAAGCTTATTGGAGTAAGACGCGGGTGTTGTGTTTTGCATTGGAATTTTAAATTGCGATCGCTAATTGCAAAAATCAACAATTAACCACCAATAAAAGCGCGTAGAATGCGTTAGCGTCAGCGTAACGCATCTTTCTTCGCCAACAATTTTGATGTGTTACGGCTTTGCCTAACACATCCTACATAAATTTATTAACTAAACAAATAGACTGCGATACATCAACATCAATAACCTTAATTTTTAACAGATTCTCAGCTTCTATTAATTTTATCAACAGCTAAAACCCTTAAATTGTAGGTATAAAGGCATTTGAGGGAGATAAAAGCTATGAAGTTTAAGCATTTAGCTATTGTAGGTATGATGGCGCTAATAACTGTAGGTTGTGCCAACGAAAGCGCCTCTAATAAAACAGATACACCAAAAGCAGCGACGGAAAACGTAGCAAGTTCAGGTGCAGGTTTGGGTGCATTTAAAGCTGGGGAACATCCTACTCAAGGGAAAGTGAAAGTCATTACCGAACAAGGAAAACGCTTTCTCGAGTTTGATGGAGATTTTAAAACTGATCAAGGCCCAGATTTATATGTAATTTTATATCGTACTGATAAACCACCTATATCTGGCATTAAAGAAAAAGATTATTTCAGCATTGCACCATTACAAAAAACTAGCGGTACTCAACGCTATGCTTTACCAGAAACTGTCAAGTTAGGTGAATTTAAATCTGTAGCAGTATGGTGTCGTAAATTCAATGCTACTTTCGGCTATGCACCTTTAGCAAATAGCTAACACTAAATCTTACCCATTACCTTTATATGGAAATAGAAATGTAGTAGCGTGTCTAGACTAAAATATTGCATTATTCAAACTCTTGTGGGATGGGCATCTTGCCCGTCCTGGGCGGACAAGATGTCCACCCCACAAGAAAATTATATTGCCACATTTTAACCTTGTCGCGCCAGTAGGGTGTGTTGTCGCGTAGCGCAACGCACCAAGTTACCATCAAAAATTCTAGGTGCGTTAACGCTGAGAGTACAACACCCTACGAATTACTAAATCTTACCCATTACCCATTACCCATTACCCATTTATTATATGGAAATAGCCGATTTTCTTAGCCTAATACATCCCGCGATCGCAGTAATTTTTGTCTTCCCTCTGATTGGGAATGTGGTAAATTTTGCTTGGCAAACACGCCAACGCAGGTTACAAAGTTTAGGGGGAGGTAAAAGCAAAATTCCCCCGGTAGTTGGTTCAGAACATAAAAAGTTAGGCGAGTGGTTAACTAGTGCAGTTGTTGGCTTAACTTTAATTGGTCTAGCTTATGCAATTGGCAAAGATATCGTCAAACATCAACTTTGGAACACTGCAACTTTTCAATTCATTTTCATTATCTTGATGTTTGTGGCAACGATTATCTCTTTAGTTTTACTCTATCAAGCCAAGCAAAAGTTATGGCGGGGAATATTTGCCACTTTAACTGGTGCGGGGTTAGTGATTCTTGGCTGTCAGGATGGAGTGTATCGCCTGACTAAAGAATGGTACTGGTCACATTATTATATTGGCATTACCGCAGCCTTGCTGATGATTTTTTCTTTAGCAATTGTGCAAGATATTTATCAAGATAGATCCAATCGCTGGCGGCTAGTGCATACAATTTTAAATTGCGTAGCTTTATTATTGTTTATCGGGCAAGGTTTAACAGGTACAAGAGATTTACTGCAAATTCCCCTAAGTTGGCAAGAACCATACATTTATCAGTGTGATTATGTGAATAAGGTTTGTGGAACGATAAAGCCGTAGGGGAATGGAATAATTGGGGAAGGGGGAAAGGGGAAGGGGGAAAGGGGAAAGGGGAAAGGGGGAAGAGAAATATTTATTGTTATACCAATTCCTTATGAACCTTTATATAATTAGATTCCCCCTAACCCCCTTAATAAGAAGGGGAAAGGGGAAAGGGGAAATCGGGAACGGGAATAAATCTTTCAAAGTCACCCTGATTAAGGGGGATTTAGGGGGATCTAAATATGTGCAACATCACATGAAATTGATATTAAAAATGCGGATATGAGTATTATTAAAAGTGCAAAAAACCATCAACATCTTACAAAAATTAGATCCAGGTTCATTACGGTTAAGGTTAACGGCTGGGATTGCAGCATTTTCGGCGGTGGGTTTGGGTAGCCTCTCGGTTTGGACTAGCTTGAAAATGCAAGATATTTTAATAGATAATCATAAACGCCATGTTGAGAAAATTGCCGATCGCCTACCGCGTGATGTGCAACTTTATATTCAAATGATGCCACAAGCCAGTGGTTTAGATAAGTCGATAAATAATTTAATTGATAACGATACTTTTATCTGGATTAAAAACCCAAAAAATCAAATTATTGCCACATCTACTAATTGGAATCAGCTACCAGCACCAACGACATCACAGTTAATGTCTTTAACCGAGATGTCGGTAAAACCAGAAGTTACTCAAGTGCAGCAGCGCTACTATGTTTTATGTGGTGCGGCTTTGCAAGTACAGAATCAACCACTGGGGAAGCTATTTGTAGTTAAGGATATTACCCGCGAACAAACAATGTTTTTGGCGCTGGTGCGGAGTTTAGGGATTGCGAGTCTGTTAATAATTATTGTAATTTCCTTGGCGATCGCAATTTATATTCGGCGTTCTCTCCAACCTCTGCGTCAACTGAGTCAAATGGCGGAGGTAATTTCTGCTGCTGATTTACCAGAGGCGCAGTTATCGCTTCAGCAAGCACCCAGCGAGGTGAAAGAATTAGCCCAAACCTTTAATATGCTATTATCCCGGCTGGCGGAATCTTGGGAACAGGAACGACAGTTTGTCAGCAACGTTTCTCACGAATTACGCACGCCATTAACCATTGTGCATGGTTACTTACAAAGCGTACTCCGGCGACCCAGTAATTTAACACCCACCCAAATTGAAGCTTTAGAAACTGCGGCTGTGGAAGCCGAACATACTATCAGGCTACTGCAAGACTTACTAGATTTAGCCAGGGCTGATAGCGGTCATTTGCATTTTCGCATGAATCCCTGCGTGCTGAATGACTTAGTTGCCGAAGTTGTCGGGATGGCGCAGAAATATAGCGATCGCACTATCATGATCGAAGCACCAAATCATCCCATTGAAGTGAAAGCCGACTATAATCGCCTCAAGCAGGTATTGTTGAACTTAGTTGATAACGCCGTCAAGTATTCCGAAGCTGAGACTCCCGTAATTGTCAGGTTACATCAGCAAGATAAAGCAGCGATCATTCAAGTAGACGATAAAGGTTATGGCATACCCTTGCAACACCAAGCCCGCATCTTCGAGCGATTTTACCGCATAGACGAAGCCCGCACCCGTTCTACAGGCGGTTCTGGTTTAGGCTTATCAATAGTCAAAACCTTAATAGAAGGTATGGGTGGTAGCGTCACCGTGCGATCGCGCTTAGGCAAAGGCAGTATATTTACGATTAGTTTGCCAATTTCGCCAAAATAGTAGGGGGGAGGGGGAAGGCTAAAAGGGGGAAGGGGAAAGGTTTTACAGGTATTTTGCTATTAACGTGAAACCCTCTTGGTTGCAAGGTTTCGCCCTCACCCCCAGCCCCTCTCCCACAGGGAGAAGGGAGCAAGAGATTTAGTCCCCCTTCTCCTGCGGGAGAAGGGGTTAGGGGATGAGGGCGCGTATTTGTACAACGCCCGCCCTATATCGCTTGTAGCTTAAGTTGACACCAATGGGCATCAACAATTTACGCTACCTCACCAAAAACCTTTCAGTGCCGTGCCCAACCACAGCGATAATTTATATTGTGCTATTTTCTGCAACCAAAAGCGCGATACCTGCGGCGATACACCACGCAGCTTTGGCGATGATGATTTAAGATAAGCGATCGCACAATTCATCACATCCAGCAAATGCACAAGCTGTATGCAGTAAAATCATAACTTTTGTAACGAAAAAAACCACCTTGGTCACCAACAAGACGACCTTGGTCACCAACATTGCGACCTTGGTCACCAACATTGCGACCTTGGTCACCAACATTGCGACCTTGGTCACCAACATCACGACCTTGGTCACCAACATTGCGACCTTGGTCACCAACATCACGACCTTGGTCACCAACATTGCGACCTTGGTCACCAACATTGCGACCTTGGTCACCAACACCCAAATTTTGGTAACTCCCCCAGCCAGCAGCTCAAATTATACTAATGCTTGAAACCAGAAAATGCGCCACCCTTTCCCCCTTCCCCTTTCCCCCTTCCCCCTTCATCTCTCACACACCCCCCTCTCCCCCTTCCCATTCGGGTTATTCTGCAAATAATCCCGCACCCAAGCGCAACCCTTCACCATTAAGTCATCCAAATCCAGATTCCACAACTTCACCGTGTCGTCAGCACTGGCAGAAGCAATGGTTTTGCCGTCGGGGCTGAATGCCACGCCAAAGACCACACGGCTATGACCTTGAAGAGTTTGCAACACCTGCCCCTGGAGATTCCACAACTTCACCGTGTTGTCAGCACTGGCAGAAGCAATGGTTTTGCCGTCGGGGCTGAATGCCACGCCAAAGACCACACTGCTATGACTTTGAAGAGTTTGCAACACCTGCCCCTGGAGATTCCACAACCTCACCGTCTTGTCAGAACTTGCAGAGGCAATAGTTTTGCCGTCGGGGCTGAATGCCACGCTCATTACTCCACCGCTATGACCTTGAAGAGTTTGCAACACCTGCCCCTGGAGATTCCACAACTTCACCGTGTTGTCAGAACTTGCAGAGGCAATGGTTTTGCCGTCGGGGCTGAATGCCACGCTCATTACTCCACCGCTATGACCTTGAAGAGTTTGCAACACCTGCCCCTGGAGATTCCACAACTTCACCGTGTTGTCAGAACTTGCAGAGGCAATGGTTTTGCCGTCGGGGCTGAATACCACGCCCCAGACCCCATCGCTATGACCTTGAAGAGTTTGCAACACCTGCCCCTGGAGATTCCACAACTTCACCGTGTTGTCAGAACTTGCAGAGGCAATGGTTTTGCCGTCGGGGCTGAATGCCACGCCAAAGACCCAATCGCTATGACCTTGAAGAGTTTGCAACACCTGCCCCTGAAGATTCTGCAACTTCACCGTCTTGTCATCACTGGCAGAGGCAATGGTTTTGCCATCGGGGCTGAATGCCACATACCAGACCTCACTGCTATGACTTTGAAGAGTTTGCAACACCTGCCCCTGGAGATTCCACAACTTTACCGTCCCGTCAAGACTGGCAGAGGCAATGGTTTTGCCGTTGGGGCTGAATGCCACGCCAAAGACCCAATCGCTATGACCTTGAAGAGTTTGCAACACCTGCCCCTGAAGATTCCACAACTTCACCGTCTTGTCAGAACTTGCAGAGGCAATGGTTTTGCCGTCGGGGCTGAATACCACGCCCCAGACCCCATCGCTATGACCTTGAAGAGTTTGCAACACCTGCCCCTGGAGATTCCACAACTTCACCGTCTTGTCAGAACTTGCAGAGGCAATGGTTTTGCCGTCGGGGCTGAATACCACGCCCCAGACCCCATCGCTATGACCTTGAAGAGTTTGCAACACCTGCCCCTGGAAATTCCACAACTTCACCGTCTTGTCAGCATTGGCAGAAGCAATGGTTTTGCCGTCGGGGCTGAATGCCACGCTAATTACTCCACCGCTATGACCTTGAAGAGTTTGCAACACCTGCCCCTGGAGATTCCACAACTTCACCGTGTTGTCAGAACTTGCAGAAGCAATGGTTTTGCCGTCGGGGCTAAATGCCACGCCAAAGACCACACTGCGACGACCTTGAAGAGTTTGCAACACCTGCCCCTGGAGATTCCACAACTTTACCGTCCCGTCAAGACTGGCAGAGGCAATTGTTTTGCCGTCGGGGCTGAATGCCACATACCAGACCTCACTGCTATGACCTTTAAAGGTTTGCAACACCTGCCCCTGGAGATTCCACAACTTCACCGTGTTATCATAACTTGCAGAGGCAATGGTTTTGCTGTCGGGGCTGAATGCTACGCCCAAGACCAGACTGCTATGGTCTTCTAGTCGGTTTTGTTCCCTAACTCCATAAACTACCTGTTGGAGAGTAGCTACCGCCAAAACGCGGGTATCTGCTTCAACATTTTTATCTGGTTTTTGCAGTCGCTTACCTAACTTCAAGCCTGCTATTAAAGCCTCAAGCTCTAAATTTGATGCCAGCAGATTTTGTGATTTAAGACTCTCAGCGATAATTTCGGCATTAACACGGCGTTTATCTGCATCTGCTTTGGCAGCGTTTGCTTGCTGTGTTTGCTTTTGGGCAATGTTTCGTTGCTTGTTAGCTTCTTGTAAATTTTCCTCTGCTTGTCTTTTACGCTCATCTGCTACCTGACGCTGTTCGGCTTCGGCATTTTTAGCCGCGTTGGCATTATCAAGAGCAACTTTTAAGTCTGCTCCCCGTTCTTCAGCTAACTTTTGTGCAGCCTTTGCTTCCGCCTCTCCTGTTTCCGCCCTTTCCCGTTGGTCTTGAGCAAGTTTTTTTTGCTTGTCCGCCTCCCGGCGTTGTTGTTCTGCGCTTCGCTGCTGTTGTCGAGCATTATCGGCTTGCAACTTTGCCTCAGTGCCTTTATTTTCTGCTTCTGTGCGGGCATCTTGAGCAATTAACCTTTGCTCATTCACATACACAGCCACTCCCGTCATTAAACCCGAAAATATCAGCAATCCCACCACATAAGGCAGCGCAGGTTTCAGCTGCTCCCACCTATCCCGTAAGTTAAACGGCAAATGTTCATTCAGCCACTTGCGGTCAAATACTTGCCGATAAATTTGATTTCTCACCTTTAAAACATTCTGCTCTCGCCTCACCACCCCCGACAACTTCAGGTGAGACTTAACTATTGACTGTTCCTCATCCACAACCGGACGCTTACCTAACCGAATTTCCCGGTATGTAGTCAAAACCTCTGGGTCAGGCGAGCGTTTAGTCAACATATCCCGCACAAACTGCAAGTTATTATCTTGCTCACTCATCGCACCCAAAAAAGTATTACTCACCACGCGGTTAACAAAGGCTGCGCCAGGGGAAAGGCTTCGCCTGGGGGAAAGGGTAAAAGGTAAAAGGGTAAAAGGGAAAAGGCTTCGCCTGGGGGAAAGGGTAAAAGGTAAAAAGGTAAAAGGGAAAGAAGAAACCCCTTCCCCCTTAACCCTTCCCCCTTCCCCATTCCCCCTTTCCCCTTCCCCCTTCCCCTCCCTCACCAAAGCCGCACACAAGCGCTGCGTTAAATACGGATGTCCCCCTGTCCAATTCAGCACCCATCGCAATAATTGTTGTGCGTCATCAGTTACCTGTTCCAATCCCTCAGCCAGGGGTAAAGCTTCCTCAAAGGTAAAATCAGTCAAATCCACACGCTGACCAATATTAAACGGTGTGCGCTTGGCATCGCGGATTAAATCCCCCGGAGTTGCTACCCCCATCAACACCAAAGAAAGACGCACAAACTCAGCATTAGTCGCACGGGCTACATAGAGATAACGAATCGCCGTATAAAAATCATCAGTAAAATCTAAGCTGAGGGTGGAATCAATTTCATCCACAAAAATCACCACCCGTGCTTCTACCTCAGCCAGTAACACCTCCTGAAAAAACAGCGTCAGCCGTTGCGAAACTCCCAAATATTCATGTTCTTGCCACCAACTCACCACATCAGTCTCAAACTCAAGTTGCTCATCCAGCTTCACCAAAAAGCCAAAATACCATTGTTCGGCTGTCACCTGCGCCCCCAATTCCTGAAGGTCAACAATAACAGCCCGTATCCCCTCCTCTGCCAACGTTTGCGCCGTGCGTACCATCAAACTCGACTTCCCCATTTGGCGCGGAGTGAGGACATAAGCAAAAGTTCCATCCCGGCACAAATTCAACAATTCCTCATCAGCTTGGCGGGGAATATAAATCCCACCACCAGCCTGCACCGTCCCGCCGACTGTGTAAATGGTTGGGTTAGACATAATTATTCCCCCCAGGTCTCAATCTGTCATTGCAAGTCTTAGAGTGTGTTACGCCGTAGGCTAAGGGATTTCCAAGAAATAAATTATTCCATCTTGTGGGGCGGGCATCTTGCCC contains the following coding sequences:
- a CDS encoding peroxidase family protein — translated: MFGIPWHRLPTPLALLKLVGFRNKLRQENLHDTAQLPDTNKLPHPQASPDGRHLVARTPDGSFNDLKNPTMGMVETRLGRNVPLTKANVDQKNILNPNPRVVSQRLMTRDEFIPATSLNILAAAWIQFQNHDWFSHGNNQPDKKIVIPLAEDDTWPQEHRPMAIKETLVDQSRPEGDKAEPPTFINKVTHWWDGSQIYGNNATQVHELRSHVDGKLIIGDDGLLPVDPAIGIDRTGFNDNWWIGLSLMHTLFVKEHNTICDRLKQQYPDWRDDDLYDHARLINAALMAKIHTVEWTPGILAHPALQIAMSANWWGLLGQHVKNLWGRVGEGETLSGIIGSPTDHHAAPYYITEEFVSVYRLHPLIPDEFEFYSHKNGQLRRTGDFFEVAGKRARGVVEEIGIPDLFYSLGIAHPGAITLHNYPKALQKLIRDNGETLDLAAIDILRDRERGVPRYNEFREIIGRGRVKSFEEITSKPVWAKELREVYNNDINSVDLVVGMFAEDLPDGFGFSDTAFRVFILMASRRLKSDRFFTKDYRAEIYTQFGLDWIDSNGLLSVLRRHYPTLAPALFGINNGFAPWRKVGIAGY
- a CDS encoding cytochrome P450; translated protein: METYPSTNVLDIVRLLGSAIAKFLSSPHRFNFQEVLTNWLKGVTINYKSENVILNFLVKKVLLVSGRDLSAHILKGTPSSAGYLEGTLKKQGMSYLAPNALTISHDQQWQRLRPYNEKVLCTGAQHHYQQAFLHQIQRGFAQPVSSIEDIRQGMGIAMLGIVFGDNVAPVELIEDIQVLFSLVGNPIKRLLFGNREQVRRAKLYDYLRQLWKQSELSHQPSLLSMAHQMKPEASEAELLQQIPHWMFTFTGSGTDLLVRSLALISSRPEVLQRVQSEINQHNLAEAATISQLTYLEACVLETGRLYPPVTLTFHLTPTGDSFNNHYIPEGMDILHFFPMMQRHLEFEPSADLFQPERWLDKNYEVDAPYSNLFLRGSRTCPGKDLILFVCKSAIAILIAQQKITINSTLLAHDPLPLYFPGKDIRWQNYQ
- a CDS encoding DM13 domain-containing protein; this encodes MKFKHLAIVGMMALITVGCANESASNKTDTPKAATENVASSGAGLGAFKAGEHPTQGKVKVITEQGKRFLEFDGDFKTDQGPDLYVILYRTDKPPISGIKEKDYFSIAPLQKTSGTQRYALPETVKLGEFKSVAVWCRKFNATFGYAPLANS
- a CDS encoding DUF4079 domain-containing protein, yielding MEIADFLSLIHPAIAVIFVFPLIGNVVNFAWQTRQRRLQSLGGGKSKIPPVVGSEHKKLGEWLTSAVVGLTLIGLAYAIGKDIVKHQLWNTATFQFIFIILMFVATIISLVLLYQAKQKLWRGIFATLTGAGLVILGCQDGVYRLTKEWYWSHYYIGITAALLMIFSLAIVQDIYQDRSNRWRLVHTILNCVALLLFIGQGLTGTRDLLQIPLSWQEPYIYQCDYVNKVCGTIKP
- a CDS encoding sensor histidine kinase, with product MQKTINILQKLDPGSLRLRLTAGIAAFSAVGLGSLSVWTSLKMQDILIDNHKRHVEKIADRLPRDVQLYIQMMPQASGLDKSINNLIDNDTFIWIKNPKNQIIATSTNWNQLPAPTTSQLMSLTEMSVKPEVTQVQQRYYVLCGAALQVQNQPLGKLFVVKDITREQTMFLALVRSLGIASLLIIIVISLAIAIYIRRSLQPLRQLSQMAEVISAADLPEAQLSLQQAPSEVKELAQTFNMLLSRLAESWEQERQFVSNVSHELRTPLTIVHGYLQSVLRRPSNLTPTQIEALETAAVEAEHTIRLLQDLLDLARADSGHLHFRMNPCVLNDLVAEVVGMAQKYSDRTIMIEAPNHPIEVKADYNRLKQVLLNLVDNAVKYSEAETPVIVRLHQQDKAAIIQVDDKGYGIPLQHQARIFERFYRIDEARTRSTGGSGLGLSIVKTLIEGMGGSVTVRSRLGKGSIFTISLPISPK
- a CDS encoding AAA-like domain-containing protein; translation: MSNPTIYTVGGTVQAGGGIYIPRQADEELLNLCRDGTFAYVLTPRQMGKSSLMVRTAQTLAEEGIRAVIVDLQELGAQVTAEQWYFGFLVKLDEQLEFETDVVSWWQEHEYLGVSQRLTLFFQEVLLAEVEARVVIFVDEIDSTLSLDFTDDFYTAIRYLYVARATNAEFVRLSLVLMGVATPGDLIRDAKRTPFNIGQRVDLTDFTFEEALPLAEGLEQVTDDAQQLLRWVLNWTGGHPYLTQRLCAALVREGKGEGERGNGEGGRVKGEGVSSFPFTFLPFTLSPRRSLFPFTLLPFTLSPRRSLSPGAAFVNRVVSNTFLGAMSEQDNNLQFVRDMLTKRSPDPEVLTTYREIRLGKRPVVDEEQSIVKSHLKLSGVVRREQNVLKVRNQIYRQVFDRKWLNEHLPFNLRDRWEQLKPALPYVVGLLIFSGLMTGVAVYVNEQRLIAQDARTEAENKGTEAKLQADNARQQQRSAEQQRREADKQKKLAQDQRERAETGEAEAKAAQKLAEERGADLKVALDNANAAKNAEAEQRQVADERKRQAEENLQEANKQRNIAQKQTQQANAAKADADKRRVNAEIIAESLKSQNLLASNLELEALIAGLKLGKRLQKPDKNVEADTRVLAVATLQQVVYGVREQNRLEDHSSLVLGVAFSPDSKTIASASYDNTVKLWNLQGQVLQTFKGHSSEVWYVAFSPDGKTIASASLDGTVKLWNLQGQVLQTLQGRRSVVFGVAFSPDGKTIASASSDNTVKLWNLQGQVLQTLQGHSGGVISVAFSPDGKTIASANADKTVKLWNFQGQVLQTLQGHSDGVWGVVFSPDGKTIASASSDKTVKLWNLQGQVLQTLQGHSDGVWGVVFSPDGKTIASASSDKTVKLWNLQGQVLQTLQGHSDWVFGVAFSPNGKTIASASLDGTVKLWNLQGQVLQTLQSHSSEVWYVAFSPDGKTIASASDDKTVKLQNLQGQVLQTLQGHSDWVFGVAFSPDGKTIASASSDNTVKLWNLQGQVLQTLQGHSDGVWGVVFSPDGKTIASASSDNTVKLWNLQGQVLQTLQGHSGGVMSVAFSPDGKTIASASSDNTVKLWNLQGQVLQTLQGHSGGVMSVAFSPDGKTIASASSDKTVRLWNLQGQVLQTLQSHSSVVFGVAFSPDGKTIASASADNTVKLWNLQGQVLQTLQGHSRVVFGVAFSPDGKTIASASADDTVKLWNLDLDDLMVKGCAWVRDYLQNNPNGKGERGVCER